A segment of the Cohnella algarum genome:
GTGCTTGCCAAAGCGATTGCCTTAAAGCAGGAGCAACCCGGCCGAAGCGTCAGGCAGATTATTGCGATTCTGGAACTGGCGGCATTCGTGGCCCCCGGCACCCTGAAAGAAAGCACGCTTAGCAAGCAGCTTCGCCGCCGCGGCGCCACGCGCAAAGCGTTACTGAATACGGGGTGGAGCCACTTTCGCCGGTTTGAAGCCACGCACCGAAATAGCATGTGGCAAGGCGATGTGCAGCATACCCTTTACCTTCCGCATCCGGACAAGCCCGGCAAGAAGGTCATGGCCTATCTGGTTATTTTCATTGACGATTACTCTCGCTTCGTTGTGCATGGCCAGTTCTATTTCGAGGAACGTGTGGCCCGGCTGGAGGATTGCCTGAAGAAGGCGATTTTAAAGAACGGAGTGCCGGAAATGATCTATGTCGATAACGGCGCCATCTATTCTTCACACCATTTTGAGCGGATTTGCGGGCGACTGGGGGCAGAGCTTAAGCATACTCGCCCCGGACGTCCTATGGGACGCGGGAAGCAAGAAAAGTTCTTCCGATTTGTCGACCAGAGCTTTGTGCCGGAGGCATACGACCTGATTGAACAAGGGAAGATCCAGACGCTTAACGATTTGAATCGATTCTTCTCGGCGTGGCTTGAGATTGCTTACCACCAGAAAGTCCACAACAGCTTTAAGCAGCGCCCAGTCGACCGATACCAAAAAGACGACCACCCGATTCGCATGTTGCCGCCGCATGAACTCATAGAAGTATTCTTGCTGGAGGAATCCCGCAAAGTGGACAAAACGGGATGCATCTCGCTGCTGGGCACGATATTCGAGGTCCAGACAGAGCTTGCCGGCTCGAAGATTCAGGTGCGATTCGATCCGCACGACCTGTCCGTCATCCAGGTGTGGAAGGACGGCCAGCGCTATGAAGACGCGAAGCCAATGAAGCTCCGCGATCCGAAAAACCGGCCGAAGCAGGATGAACCGAAGGCCGTCATGCAACCGCCGAAGACGGGCCTCAACTATGTGGAATTATTGGTGGAAGAACAGAAACGGCAGACCCGCGAAGCGCAAGGCGCTGCGCTTTCGCGAGCGATGAAAGAGGTGAATCGCTCATGATTCGTGGTTTCTTCGGGTGGGAGCGCGTTCCGTTCACCCGGGAGATTGAAACACGGCATCTGCACCGCTCCAAGCGATTCGAAGAATGTGTAGCACGGATGCAGTATATGGTGATGACTCGCTCGATTGGCTGCGTCACCGGTGAAATTGGCTGCGGCAAGTCGACAGCCGTTCGCTACTTGAAAGACCAACTGGATCCGAACAAGTACCGGTTTATCTATCTGTCGGATGCGAATCTGAAACCAAGGGACTTTTACCGTGAACTCCTCCAC
Coding sequences within it:
- a CDS encoding DDE-type integrase/transposase/recombinase, which gives rise to MDEQARQQEANFRYGLIASLVSRKLDPGEQMALMREIVSHEYETSSGQRRRISLRTLERYLKAYREGGWEALLPSVRADKLTTREIPEDVLAKAIALKQEQPGRSVRQIIAILELAAFVAPGTLKESTLSKQLRRRGATRKALLNTGWSHFRRFEATHRNSMWQGDVQHTLYLPHPDKPGKKVMAYLVIFIDDYSRFVVHGQFYFEERVARLEDCLKKAILKNGVPEMIYVDNGAIYSSHHFERICGRLGAELKHTRPGRPMGRGKQEKFFRFVDQSFVPEAYDLIEQGKIQTLNDLNRFFSAWLEIAYHQKVHNSFKQRPVDRYQKDDHPIRMLPPHELIEVFLLEESRKVDKTGCISLLGTIFEVQTELAGSKIQVRFDPHDLSVIQVWKDGQRYEDAKPMKLRDPKNRPKQDEPKAVMQPPKTGLNYVELLVEEQKRQTREAQGAALSRAMKEVNRS